The genome window CAAGGTTTTCCGTTGATCTGCGCCGCCGGCGGGGAAACCTTTTGGAGTTGGCCCGCCGGATCTGCGAGACTGCTTGCCTCGAAGTCGACTCCGCGCAGCGAGGCCATTCATGAAGAAGATTTCCCGCCGCGAATCTCCCGGCGCCGTCACGATGCGCCGCATCGACGCCTGGTGGCGCGCCGCCAACTATCTCTCCGTCGGCCAGATCTACCTGCTGGACAATCCGCTGCTGAAGCAGCCGCTTGCGAAGCGGCACGTCAAGCCCCGGCTCCTTGGCCATTGGGGGACGACGCCCGGGCTGAACTTCATCTACGCGCATCTCAACCGGGTCATCCGCGATCGCGATCTCGACATGATCACCATCATCGGTCCGGGGCACGGCGGGCCGGGGATCGTGGCCAATACCTGGATGGAAGGGACCTACAGCGAGATCTATCCGAACATCTCCAGGGACGAAGAAGGGATGCGCCGGCTGTTCAAGCAGTTCTCCTTTCCGGGAGGCATCCCGAGCCACGTCGCGCCGGAGACCCCCGGCTCGATCCACGAGGGAGGCGAGCTGGGCTACGCGCTGAGCCACGCCTTCGGCGCCGCCTTCGACAATCCCGATCTGATCGTGGCGGCGGTGGTGGGCGACGGCGAGGCGGAGACGGGACCGCTCGCCACCAGCTGGCATTCGAACAAGTTCCTGAACCCCGCCTCCGACGGCGCGGTTCTGCCGATCCTGCACCTGAACGGCTACAAGATCGCCAGCCCGACGGTCCTGGCCCGCATCCCCGGCGAGGAGCTGGACGAGCTGCTGCGCGGCTACGGCTACGACCCGATCTTCGTCGAAGGGAGCATCCCGGCGGCGATGCACCGGGGGATGGCCGCGGCGCTGGATCGGGCGCTCGATGCCATCCGGCGCATCCAGTCGGCGGCCCGCCGCGGCGGCGTTCCGCGCCGCCCGCGCTGGCCGATGATCGTGCTGCGCTCGCCCAAGGGCTGGACCGGCCCGCGCACGGTCGATGGAAAGTTGACCGAGGGCTCGTGGCGCTCGCACCAGGTGCCGCTGGGAGAGCTGCACGACAACCCGGCGCACCTGAAGCTGCTGGAGCGCTGGATGAAGAGCTACCGGCCCAAAGAGCTGTTCGACGCTCAGGGCCGCCTGGTCGCCGAGATCGCGGCGCTGGCGCCGGAGGGAAATCGCCGCATGAGCGCCAACCCGCATGCCAACGGCGGGCTGCTCCTGCGCGACTTGAAGCTGCCCGATTTCCGCGGCTATGCCGTGCGTGTGACGAAGCCGGGGGCTTCGGATGCCGAGCCGACGCGCGTCATGGGAGCCTTCCTGCGCGACGCGATGAAGCTCAATTTGGAGGCGCGCAACTTCCGGCTGTTCAGCCCCGACGAGCTCAACTCAAACCGCTGGAACGACGTGCTCCAAGTTACCTCGCGCGCCTGGATGGCGGAGCGCCTGCCCACCGACGAGGGGTTGGCGCCGGAAGGGCGCGTCATGGAGATGCTGAGCGAGCACCAATGCCAGGGATGGCTGGAGGGGTACCTCCTCACCGGACGGCACGGTTTCTTCTCCTGCTACGAGGCCTTCATCCACATCGTCGATTCGATGTTCAACCAGCACGCCAAGTGGCTGAAGGTGTCTCGCGATCTGCCGTGGCGGCGGCCGATTGCCTCGCTGAACTACCTGCTCAGCTCGCACGTCTGGCGGCAGGACCACAACGGCTTCTCGCACCAGGACCCGGGGTTCATCGACCACGTCGTGAACAAGAAGGCGGAGGTGGTGCGCGTCTATCTCCCGCCGGATGCCAACTGCCTGCTCTCAGTGACCGATCACTGCCTGCGCAGCCGCAACTACGTCAACGTGGTCGTGGCGGGCAAACAGCCGGGGCCGCAGTGGCTGACCATGAGGCAGGCGGTGGAGCACTG of Candidatus Polarisedimenticolia bacterium contains these proteins:
- a CDS encoding phosphoketolase family protein, which encodes MKKISRRESPGAVTMRRIDAWWRAANYLSVGQIYLLDNPLLKQPLAKRHVKPRLLGHWGTTPGLNFIYAHLNRVIRDRDLDMITIIGPGHGGPGIVANTWMEGTYSEIYPNISRDEEGMRRLFKQFSFPGGIPSHVAPETPGSIHEGGELGYALSHAFGAAFDNPDLIVAAVVGDGEAETGPLATSWHSNKFLNPASDGAVLPILHLNGYKIASPTVLARIPGEELDELLRGYGYDPIFVEGSIPAAMHRGMAAALDRALDAIRRIQSAARRGGVPRRPRWPMIVLRSPKGWTGPRTVDGKLTEGSWRSHQVPLGELHDNPAHLKLLERWMKSYRPKELFDAQGRLVAEIAALAPEGNRRMSANPHANGGLLLRDLKLPDFRGYAVRVTKPGASDAEPTRVMGAFLRDAMKLNLEARNFRLFSPDELNSNRWNDVLQVTSRAWMAERLPTDEGLAPEGRVMEMLSEHQCQGWLEGYLLTGRHGFFSCYEAFIHIVDSMFNQHAKWLKVSRDLPWRRPIASLNYLLSSHVWRQDHNGFSHQDPGFIDHVVNKKAEVVRVYLPPDANCLLSVTDHCLRSRNYVNVVVAGKQPGPQWLTMRQAVEHCAAGAGIWEWASNDRGKEPDVVMACCGDVPTLETLAAVDLIRKHLPELKVRVINVVNLMKLQPPGEHPHGLSDRDFDALFTRDNTIVFAFHGYPWLVHRLTYRRTNHDNLHVRGYKEEGTTTTPFDMCVLNEIDRFHLVQDVIDRLPQLGSRSAYAKQAIAGALLEHRRYINERGEDHPVVSSWRWDGWRKGKARTKARRSSTESDNS